From a single Ignavibacteria bacterium genomic region:
- the trpC gene encoding indole-3-glycerol phosphate synthase TrpC, with the protein MNILEKIIAVKRDEVALLKKEIRVREYDELDLFYKPVISLIETIRSTKDISIIAEIKKASPSKGVIIEDFDHLNIGKVYLENGADAISILTDEKFFQGNINYLADIARIKTKPLLRKDFIIDEIQILQAKENGADAILLICEALSKAEVRKLTLTAQSMGLEVLLELHSVKQLDKIDSAIHPLVGVNNRDLETFKVDLKITEEIRKMIPDDILLVSESGINTADDVKMIRDSGCDAILVGEHFMRSKSIAESLNEMKAWCRR; encoded by the coding sequence ATGAACATTCTTGAAAAAATAATCGCAGTAAAAAGAGATGAGGTCGCACTTCTAAAAAAGGAGATCAGAGTAAGGGAATATGATGAACTTGATCTTTTTTACAAGCCGGTCATAAGTCTGATTGAGACCATAAGAAGCACAAAAGATATCTCGATAATTGCTGAAATAAAAAAGGCAAGTCCTTCAAAAGGAGTGATAATTGAAGATTTTGATCATCTAAATATCGGAAAAGTCTATCTCGAAAACGGGGCTGATGCCATTTCCATTCTTACGGATGAAAAGTTTTTCCAAGGGAACATAAATTATCTCGCGGATATCGCCCGGATAAAAACAAAACCTCTTCTCCGCAAAGATTTTATCATCGACGAGATACAGATACTTCAGGCGAAGGAAAACGGTGCCGACGCAATTCTGTTGATCTGTGAAGCCCTGAGTAAAGCGGAGGTAAGGAAACTGACTCTGACCGCTCAATCGATGGGGCTGGAGGTGCTGCTGGAACTTCACTCTGTGAAACAACTTGACAAAATTGACTCAGCAATTCACCCGCTTGTTGGAGTGAATAACAGAGACCTTGAAACCTTTAAGGTTGATCTTAAAATAACAGAAGAGATTAGAAAAATGATTCCTGATGATATCCTCCTTGTATCCGAGAGCGGAATAAACACTGCAGATGATGTTAAAATGATCAGGGATTCGGGATGTGATGCCATCCTTGTGGGTGAACACTTTATGAGGAGCAAATCAATTGCAGAAAGCCTAAATGAAATGAAAGCATGGTGCCGAAGATGA
- a CDS encoding phosphoribosylanthranilate isomerase: MIVKVCGITNLEDAILCADAGADILGFIFYEKSKRYITPENAAEIVKNLPAAMRKAGVFVNPDADKINEIISKAGIGTVQLHGDEPPALLDSISGNKIKAFRVGEGFDFDIVRDYESAIPLFDSFSDGEYGGTGMKFNWGMIPRELSGRYFLSGGISIGNIEEAVSELHPFAVDLSSSLELSPGKKDPRKVNEFFELLYRKNLR; encoded by the coding sequence ATGATTGTTAAGGTCTGTGGAATAACAAATCTCGAAGATGCCATCCTTTGTGCAGATGCAGGAGCGGACATTCTGGGGTTTATATTTTACGAAAAGAGCAAGAGATATATTACTCCGGAGAACGCTGCTGAAATTGTCAAAAATTTACCCGCAGCAATGAGAAAAGCAGGTGTGTTTGTGAATCCAGATGCAGACAAAATAAACGAAATAATTTCAAAAGCAGGGATTGGCACAGTACAGCTTCACGGAGACGAGCCACCTGCTTTACTTGACAGTATCAGCGGTAATAAAATAAAAGCTTTCCGGGTAGGTGAAGGTTTCGATTTTGACATTGTCAGGGATTATGAGTCTGCAATTCCACTTTTTGATTCATTCTCTGACGGGGAATATGGCGGCACGGGCATGAAATTCAACTGGGGAATGATTCCGCGGGAATTGAGCGGGAGATATTTCCTCTCGGGCGGCATCTCAATCGGGAACATTGAAGAAGCCGTTAGTGAACTGCACCCATTTGCGGTTGATCTCTCTTCTTCACTTGAGCTTTCACCGGGTAAAAAAGACCCGCGGAAAGTAAACGAATTTTTTGAACTGTTATACAGAAAGAATTTACGATAA
- the trpB gene encoding tryptophan synthase subunit beta, whose protein sequence is MTTMIYDYPDIKGKFGKYGGKFVPETLTSALIELEEVYNRMKDDTTFIAEFIDLERTYNSRPTPLTYAERLTNHYGKAKIYLKREDLNHTGAHKINNALGQVLLAQKLGKKRIIAETGAGQHGVAVATVCAKFGLQCVVYMGEVDVARQKPNVFRMKLLGAEVVPVTSGSRTLKDATNEAIRDWVTNVKDTHYIIGSVVGPHPYPMIVRDFQSVIGKETKEQIYGIERKLPDYIVACVGGGSNAIGMFHPFINNKGVNLIGVEAAGYGIDTDKHCASLTLGQAGVFQGMLTYLLQDKNGQVAEVHSISAGLDYPGVGPEHSFLKDMERVKYYSVTDSEALSATGLLAKFEGIIPALESAHAVAYLDYLMPETNKGEIVVVNVSGRGDKDLETIMSSELAK, encoded by the coding sequence ATGACAACCATGATTTATGATTATCCCGACATAAAAGGGAAATTTGGTAAGTACGGCGGAAAATTTGTGCCTGAAACCCTTACCTCGGCACTGATTGAGCTTGAGGAAGTTTACAACAGGATGAAGGATGACACCACTTTTATCGCCGAGTTCATCGATCTTGAAAGAACCTACAATTCGAGACCCACCCCTCTTACATATGCAGAGAGGCTGACAAATCACTACGGGAAAGCAAAAATTTACCTGAAAAGGGAAGACCTGAACCATACGGGAGCCCACAAAATAAACAATGCACTCGGACAGGTTTTGCTTGCACAAAAGCTCGGGAAAAAGAGGATAATTGCAGAGACGGGGGCGGGTCAGCACGGGGTGGCAGTTGCAACTGTCTGTGCTAAATTCGGGCTTCAATGCGTGGTTTACATGGGTGAAGTTGATGTTGCACGGCAAAAACCAAATGTTTTCAGAATGAAACTTCTTGGTGCGGAAGTGGTGCCTGTAACATCGGGAAGCCGCACGCTTAAAGATGCGACCAACGAAGCAATCCGCGACTGGGTAACCAATGTGAAGGATACTCATTATATTATTGGTTCAGTCGTTGGTCCTCATCCTTATCCGATGATAGTTCGCGATTTTCAGTCGGTAATAGGCAAGGAAACGAAAGAACAAATCTACGGCATCGAGCGGAAGCTGCCTGATTATATTGTTGCATGTGTTGGCGGAGGAAGCAATGCCATCGGAATGTTCCATCCTTTCATCAATAACAAGGGGGTGAATCTTATTGGTGTGGAGGCTGCGGGCTACGGAATTGATACGGATAAACATTGCGCATCCCTTACTCTCGGACAGGCAGGTGTTTTTCAGGGGATGCTTACATATCTGCTGCAGGATAAAAACGGGCAGGTGGCGGAAGTTCACTCCATTTCTGCGGGGCTGGATTACCCCGGAGTTGGACCAGAACACAGTTTCCTGAAGGACATGGAAAGAGTAAAATACTATTCGGTTACAGATAGCGAAGCTCTCTCTGCCACCGGGTTGCTGGCAAAATTCGAAGGGATTATACCGGCTTTGGAATCGGCACATGCTGTTGCATACCTTGATTATTTGATGCCTGAAACAAACAAGGGTGAAATTGTTGTTGTGAATGTTTCGGGTAGAGGGGACAAGGACCTTGAGACGATAATGAGTAGCGAATTAGCGAAGTAA
- the trpA gene encoding tryptophan synthase subunit alpha, translating to MSKIRNKIEEVNNRNEKALSVFLTAGFPVGLDFVDLAVRVLDAGADMLEIGIPFSDPLADGSVIQQSSQAVLEQGMTLERVLGFTKEIRERTDKPLILMGYANPVYFYGVDSFLRDAESAGADGLIIPDVPLDEYDSFFGVGAVPLDTILLTTPETSSARIADIDRKSSGFVYCVSVSGTTGVRNGFSVEELASLKRTRELIHNNKMLTGFGISSPENVKQVVPYCDGVIVGSAVIRSLRLSGTDATLELVGQLKRSCSY from the coding sequence ATGTCGAAGATTAGAAATAAAATTGAAGAAGTAAACAACAGAAACGAGAAAGCTTTGTCAGTCTTTTTAACGGCGGGGTTCCCGGTTGGGTTGGATTTTGTTGATCTTGCCGTGAGGGTGCTTGATGCCGGCGCTGATATGCTGGAAATCGGGATTCCTTTCAGTGATCCGCTTGCAGACGGATCTGTGATTCAGCAGTCCTCTCAGGCGGTTTTGGAGCAGGGGATGACTCTGGAAAGAGTTTTGGGATTTACGAAGGAGATTCGCGAGAGGACTGATAAACCCTTGATACTTATGGGTTATGCAAATCCTGTTTATTTTTATGGTGTTGATTCGTTTTTGAGAGATGCGGAATCTGCAGGTGCCGATGGTCTGATAATCCCGGATGTTCCGCTCGATGAGTATGATTCATTCTTCGGAGTGGGAGCAGTCCCTCTTGATACGATACTTCTCACTACGCCCGAGACTTCCTCCGCAAGAATCGCGGACATAGACCGGAAAAGCAGCGGGTTTGTTTATTGTGTCAGTGTGTCCGGGACAACAGGTGTGAGAAACGGATTTTCTGTTGAGGAACTGGCATCACTGAAGCGAACCAGGGAGTTGATCCACAATAATAAAATGCTGACAGGATTCGGCATTTCGTCACCTGAGAATGTGAAGCAGGTTGTTCCTTATTGTGACGGAGTAATTGTTGGAAGTGCAGTTATTCGTTCGTTACGATTGTCAGGAACGGATGCGACCCTCGAGTTGGTCGGGCAATTGAAAAGAAGTTGTTCTTATTAA
- the gatE gene encoding Glu-tRNA(Gln) amidotransferase subunit GatE has translation MPEFKFKPFNEMREEDYRTVGFKSGLEVHQQLLTEKKLFCRCPAGMYSDQYNAEILRHMRPTLSELGEYDGTALMEFKTRKEIIYRISRETVCTYEMDDTPPFEINDEALDIAFGLGMLYGSSMVDEVHIARKQYLDGSIPTGFQRTAIVCLDGRVPFKDRHIQVIQLSIEEDSCREVSDIGHRRTYLTDRLGMPLVETVTGPDMRTPQEVAEVAEILRRLARSTGKVRSGIGAARQDVNVSVTGGTRIEIKGVPRIPLIPLLTYNEAMRQWNLLRLRDELNRRGITKDTFESVTTDVTRLLKKTRYQPIASAILTGMKVLCVSLKGFKGLLRWETQTDTYFSREISDRVRVISCLTTLPNIIHSDSPSETIATSEWNTLKKAVNASEDDTIVLVWGDEQDAKSGAAEIAIRAKEATIGIPSETRQALRDGTNGFERILPGADRMYPDTDLPPKKITQERIARIRAGLPEPVWEREARYRSLGVPAEHIEKLAMSPLAGIFEDAINKSNINPRFAARVLLEYPRRLKKEHLPVENLTGENYDSLFRLMNEGKVVKDSLYFILRESLVSGRDIESTVQPLSNSEEIKAIVLKHAEKLKSTKIRRPEKAKTILMGMIMEELRLKASGSEVEKAMNELVMEV, from the coding sequence ATGCCGGAATTTAAGTTTAAACCATTTAATGAGATGCGGGAAGAAGACTACCGCACAGTCGGATTCAAGTCAGGACTTGAAGTTCATCAACAGCTTTTAACAGAAAAAAAACTCTTTTGCAGGTGTCCTGCGGGAATGTACAGCGATCAGTACAACGCTGAGATTCTCAGGCACATGCGACCCACACTCTCCGAACTTGGTGAGTATGACGGGACTGCACTAATGGAGTTCAAGACGAGGAAAGAGATTATCTACCGGATCAGTCGTGAGACAGTCTGCACCTATGAGATGGATGACACTCCACCATTCGAGATTAATGATGAAGCCCTGGATATTGCATTCGGGCTCGGTATGCTTTACGGTTCCTCGATGGTGGATGAGGTGCATATCGCCAGGAAGCAATATCTTGACGGCAGTATTCCGACCGGATTTCAGAGGACGGCAATTGTTTGTCTCGACGGGAGGGTACCCTTCAAAGACAGGCACATACAGGTTATTCAACTCTCGATAGAGGAAGATTCGTGCCGCGAAGTAAGCGACATAGGGCATCGCCGTACTTATCTTACCGACAGACTTGGTATGCCATTGGTTGAGACGGTCACAGGTCCCGACATGAGAACCCCTCAGGAGGTTGCGGAAGTGGCGGAAATTCTAAGAAGACTTGCAAGAAGCACAGGCAAAGTTCGTTCCGGTATTGGAGCCGCCCGTCAGGATGTAAATGTGAGCGTTACCGGTGGTACAAGAATTGAAATTAAGGGGGTTCCGAGGATTCCTTTGATCCCGCTTCTTACATATAACGAGGCAATGCGGCAGTGGAACCTGCTCCGTCTCAGGGACGAACTAAACAGGAGGGGAATCACGAAAGACACCTTCGAAAGTGTCACTACAGATGTTACCCGCCTGCTCAAGAAAACGCGTTATCAGCCGATTGCAAGCGCCATTCTTACCGGGATGAAGGTTTTGTGTGTCTCACTGAAAGGGTTCAAGGGATTGCTCAGGTGGGAGACACAGACGGACACCTATTTCTCAAGAGAAATATCTGACAGAGTCAGGGTAATTTCATGCCTGACCACACTTCCAAACATCATTCATTCTGACAGTCCAAGTGAAACGATTGCAACTTCGGAATGGAACACTCTTAAAAAAGCTGTGAATGCATCTGAAGACGATACCATTGTGCTTGTTTGGGGAGATGAACAGGATGCAAAATCGGGTGCTGCGGAGATTGCAATAAGAGCAAAGGAAGCCACAATCGGGATTCCGTCAGAAACCCGGCAGGCACTCAGAGATGGAACAAATGGATTCGAAAGAATTCTACCGGGTGCCGACAGAATGTACCCCGATACCGACCTTCCGCCAAAGAAAATTACACAGGAAAGAATTGCAAGAATCAGAGCAGGACTTCCAGAACCTGTCTGGGAAAGAGAAGCGAGATACCGCAGTCTGGGTGTCCCTGCCGAACATATTGAAAAACTTGCGATGTCGCCACTGGCGGGGATTTTCGAAGATGCCATAAACAAATCAAATATCAACCCCCGTTTTGCCGCAAGAGTGTTGCTGGAGTACCCAAGAAGACTGAAGAAAGAGCATCTGCCCGTTGAAAATCTTACCGGTGAGAATTATGATTCCCTTTTCCGGCTGATGAACGAGGGGAAAGTCGTTAAAGACAGTCTCTACTTTATTTTAAGAGAATCTCTCGTCTCAGGCAGGGATATTGAATCAACAGTTCAACCCCTTTCAAACTCTGAAGAGATAAAAGCGATTGTCCTTAAACATGCCGAAAAACTGAAATCGACGAAGATCAGAAGACCCGAAAAGGCAAAAACCATCCTGATGGGGATGATCATGGAGGAACTAAGGCTTAAGGCAAGCGGAAGTGAAGTTGAAAAAGCAATGAATGAACTTGTGATGGAGGTGTAA
- the gatD gene encoding Glu-tRNA(Gln) amidotransferase subunit GatD: MATDNDYKGYRGETLATLQKFSAMIWSDIEVLTSDGTYYGRVLPRSETADDKHIVIKLVSGYNIGIAASRVLDIKVTGRKEAHYKIPEKEFPYDPRKPRVKLLGTGGTIASRLDYRTGAVIPAFSPGELYGSVPELADICNLETEKLYGVFSENMGPEQWIGTAEAIGREIEKGVQGIVIGHGTDTMHHTAAILSFMVQNSPVPIVMVGSQRSSDRPSSDAALNLMHSVKTAAESDIAEVLVCMFGPTSDDYGLLHRGTRVRKMHSSYRSTFRTIGDIPIAMVSRETITPLRQDYKRRRHDKNVIINTAFEEKVGIVYYYPNMKPDIIDSLIDNGYRGIVIAGTGLGHVNKPLYPALKRAKEKNVAVYMTVQTLWGYVQMYVYDTGRDMMELGVVPCANMLPEVAYMKLGWALGQTEDLEVVKKIMLTPVNGEITEREPSNGYLILQGGIPEVEEFISKYRK; this comes from the coding sequence ATGGCAACAGATAATGATTATAAAGGATACAGAGGCGAAACGCTTGCAACACTTCAGAAGTTTTCTGCGATGATTTGGAGCGACATTGAAGTGCTCACTTCGGACGGGACCTATTACGGCAGAGTTTTGCCCCGTTCCGAAACTGCGGATGACAAACACATTGTGATTAAACTTGTTTCAGGTTACAATATCGGAATTGCTGCTTCAAGGGTGCTTGATATAAAAGTAACGGGCAGGAAAGAGGCACATTACAAGATCCCCGAGAAAGAATTTCCATATGATCCCCGAAAGCCGAGAGTAAAACTTCTCGGAACGGGAGGTACCATCGCAAGTCGCCTCGACTACAGAACGGGTGCCGTGATTCCTGCATTTTCTCCGGGAGAACTCTACGGATCAGTCCCTGAACTTGCAGATATCTGCAATCTCGAAACGGAAAAACTGTACGGTGTCTTCAGTGAAAATATGGGACCTGAACAATGGATCGGAACTGCCGAAGCCATCGGGCGTGAAATCGAAAAGGGCGTTCAGGGCATTGTAATCGGCCACGGTACCGATACCATGCACCACACTGCAGCAATTCTATCGTTTATGGTCCAGAACTCACCTGTCCCGATCGTCATGGTGGGTTCTCAGCGCTCGAGTGACAGACCCTCTTCTGATGCAGCTCTGAATCTTATGCACAGCGTAAAAACCGCTGCCGAGAGTGATATTGCAGAAGTGCTGGTATGCATGTTCGGACCCACTTCCGATGACTACGGTTTGCTCCATCGTGGTACAAGAGTCAGGAAAATGCACTCGAGCTACAGATCCACTTTCAGAACAATCGGTGATATTCCCATTGCAATGGTGAGCCGGGAAACAATCACACCACTTCGGCAGGATTATAAAAGAAGAAGACACGATAAAAATGTGATAATTAATACTGCGTTTGAAGAGAAGGTGGGAATCGTCTATTACTATCCCAATATGAAACCCGATATTATCGATTCTTTGATCGACAACGGGTACCGGGGAATAGTAATTGCGGGAACGGGGCTGGGACATGTGAATAAACCTCTTTATCCTGCGTTAAAAAGAGCAAAGGAGAAAAATGTCGCTGTTTACATGACAGTACAGACACTTTGGGGTTATGTGCAGATGTATGTATATGACACAGGCAGAGATATGATGGAACTCGGAGTGGTACCTTGTGCGAATATGCTTCCGGAAGTGGCGTACATGAAACTCGGTTGGGCACTCGGTCAGACTGAGGACCTCGAGGTGGTGAAAAAGATAATGCTCACTCCCGTAAACGGCGAAATCACAGAACGGGAACCGAGCAACGGGTATCTCATCCTGCAGGGTGGAATCCCTGAAGTAGAGGAGTTTATTTCAAAATACAGAAAGTAA
- a CDS encoding response regulator, with protein sequence MPERLINEIIKLQEFRDLLLNTTKKFIDVSIEDLDILLDGILKDVGEFFQCDRSYIFLFDRERQIMNNTHEWCAEGISPEKENLQNIPFDMLPEWMEELSKDRNIHIPLVSELPESWSSVREILEAQGIQSLIVVPIIFNKEVIGFNGFDSVRNQRSWQEEEISLLRILANNIASAVSRRETDIELINAKKAAEKANMAKSEFLANMSHEIRTPLNGVIGFTELLLSSKLDDSQRLYLENAITSAHTLLSLLNDILDFSKIEAGKLELDEVLTDIVSIIEQTADVVKLQAAIKGIELMVNIEPGIPRFVTTDPVRLRQILVNLLNNAVKFTNKGEVEIKVTNAGINDSEKRIQYLFEVRDTGIGISDADMSRIFKAFEQADTSTTRKFGGTGLGLVISGKLLEKLDSKLHVSSEPGKGSTFSFMLDLPLALVDQEDPISIQSIKKVLVVEDNDQNLKILKGMLSYKGIAVETSGDGIDALKRIRTEGDYDAVLVDMNLPFMDGIEVISNIRKKLNLQPDELPVILLGSSSDDPLIREAASGLGIHSILMKPLKMDELYAELAKISDSGENLKEVGKNEHAHPHRKDHSSNIMLIAEDNEFNLVLARSLIHRNFPGFSIIEARNGTEAIELYKSEKPDMILMDLQMPEMDGFQATRIIRKMEEDDGTHIPIIALTAGAHQGEKEKCLAIGMDDFLTKPVKLDTFVDTLQRFLKKD encoded by the coding sequence ATGCCGGAGAGATTGATTAACGAGATTATCAAGCTGCAGGAATTCAGGGATTTGCTCCTTAATACCACCAAAAAGTTTATCGATGTGTCGATTGAAGACCTTGACATACTTCTTGATGGTATCCTCAAGGATGTAGGAGAGTTTTTTCAATGTGACAGGAGTTATATTTTTCTGTTCGACCGTGAACGGCAGATAATGAACAACACTCATGAGTGGTGTGCAGAGGGCATTTCTCCAGAAAAGGAAAATTTACAAAATATTCCTTTCGACATGCTGCCTGAGTGGATGGAGGAACTTTCAAAAGACAGAAATATTCATATTCCACTTGTCTCGGAACTTCCGGAGTCATGGTCATCAGTCAGGGAGATACTTGAAGCGCAGGGGATTCAATCTCTCATCGTGGTGCCGATAATTTTTAATAAGGAAGTGATTGGTTTCAACGGCTTCGACTCTGTCAGAAATCAAAGATCCTGGCAGGAGGAGGAGATTAGCCTTTTAAGGATACTGGCAAACAATATAGCTTCTGCTGTGAGCAGAAGAGAGACCGATATTGAATTGATCAATGCCAAGAAAGCTGCTGAAAAGGCGAACATGGCAAAATCGGAATTCCTTGCAAACATGTCCCATGAAATAAGGACGCCTCTGAACGGTGTAATCGGGTTCACTGAGTTGTTGCTTAGCTCAAAGTTGGACGACAGCCAGAGATTGTATCTCGAAAATGCGATAACTTCAGCACATACTCTTCTATCGCTGCTTAATGATATTCTCGATTTTTCGAAAATAGAGGCGGGGAAACTTGAACTTGACGAGGTTTTAACCGATATCGTTTCGATAATTGAGCAAACTGCTGATGTGGTTAAACTTCAGGCAGCAATAAAAGGGATTGAACTAATGGTTAACATTGAACCGGGGATTCCCAGATTTGTTACAACCGATCCGGTAAGACTGCGTCAGATCCTTGTAAATCTGCTTAATAATGCCGTGAAATTTACAAACAAAGGCGAGGTGGAGATCAAAGTAACAAATGCAGGCATTAATGATTCAGAGAAGAGGATCCAATATCTTTTTGAGGTCAGGGATACCGGTATCGGAATCAGTGATGCGGATATGTCAAGGATTTTTAAGGCTTTTGAGCAAGCGGACACTTCGACCACAAGGAAGTTTGGCGGAACGGGTCTCGGACTTGTAATCTCGGGGAAATTGCTCGAGAAACTTGATTCAAAACTTCATGTTTCGAGCGAGCCGGGCAAAGGGAGCACCTTTAGTTTCATGTTGGATCTCCCACTCGCGCTTGTAGATCAGGAGGATCCGATCTCCATTCAGTCGATAAAGAAGGTGCTGGTTGTTGAAGACAACGATCAGAATTTGAAAATTTTGAAGGGGATGCTTTCCTATAAAGGAATAGCGGTGGAGACTTCGGGAGACGGGATTGACGCCCTCAAAAGAATCCGTACAGAGGGTGATTATGATGCCGTTCTGGTTGATATGAACCTCCCCTTCATGGATGGTATCGAGGTAATTAGCAATATCAGAAAAAAATTGAATCTTCAACCTGACGAACTTCCTGTTATACTTCTCGGGTCTTCCTCGGATGATCCCTTAATCAGGGAGGCTGCTTCCGGTTTGGGGATTCACTCAATTTTAATGAAGCCTCTTAAGATGGACGAGCTATATGCTGAGTTGGCGAAGATCAGTGATTCCGGTGAAAACCTGAAGGAGGTTGGAAAGAACGAACATGCTCATCCTCACCGAAAGGATCACAGTTCCAACATAATGCTGATTGCTGAGGATAATGAATTTAATCTTGTGCTCGCGAGATCTCTGATACACAGGAACTTCCCCGGGTTCTCAATTATTGAGGCGAGAAACGGCACCGAGGCAATCGAGCTATACAAATCTGAAAAGCCTGACATGATTTTAATGGACCTGCAGATGCCGGAGATGGACGGATTTCAGGCAACAAGAATTATCAGGAAAATGGAAGAAGACGATGGAACACACATCCCGATTATAGCCCTCACTGCAGGTGCTCACCAGGGAGAAAAAGAGAAATGTCTTGCAATTGGAATGGATGATTTCCTTACGAAGCCTGTAAAACTGGATACTTTTGTTGATACATTGCAGAGATTTCTTAAGAAAGATTGA
- a CDS encoding prenyltransferase: MKQRPNLLKMIRAPFLSSILAPLLFGTIAAVIIKDGAFSFPGFFFVLVMGIGLHAATNVYNDIYDTIQRTDKLNVHRNEFSGGSGILVDFPDMMPRMYKIARVSLVIALAGAIGIAFFIDKNLYPWLAGLYLLSAFFAKYYTAAPVKLAYRGMGEVSVWFAFGPMAVLVAAVSQNVLFEPLILLLMPISGLSTLSILWMGQMIDLDADKATGKLGAVSRIGTGHSRLVYIVIQSLLIANIIMIPLFIPKAGYFVLISLLPYIMLFPKVVKIIMREHSNANGLKPGAGMNVMVHLQLSILLILGLLGALLASSF, encoded by the coding sequence ATGAAACAAAGACCAAATTTACTCAAAATGATAAGGGCACCGTTCCTGTCATCCATTCTTGCGCCACTTCTCTTCGGAACAATTGCCGCGGTAATTATCAAAGATGGTGCATTTTCTTTTCCCGGCTTCTTCTTTGTGCTTGTCATGGGAATTGGTCTTCATGCGGCAACAAATGTTTACAACGACATCTATGACACTATTCAGAGAACAGACAAACTGAATGTTCACCGGAACGAATTTAGCGGTGGCAGCGGCATTCTAGTTGATTTTCCTGACATGATGCCACGAATGTACAAAATTGCCCGTGTATCACTGGTGATTGCCCTCGCTGGTGCCATCGGGATCGCATTTTTTATTGACAAAAATCTTTATCCATGGCTTGCGGGGTTATATCTGTTGTCTGCATTCTTTGCGAAATATTACACTGCCGCTCCAGTTAAACTGGCATACAGAGGAATGGGTGAAGTGTCGGTTTGGTTTGCATTTGGTCCGATGGCAGTTCTTGTGGCAGCGGTGAGTCAAAATGTTCTTTTTGAACCATTAATACTACTGCTCATGCCAATCAGCGGACTCAGTACCCTCTCAATTTTGTGGATGGGGCAAATGATCGATCTGGACGCAGACAAAGCAACGGGAAAACTTGGTGCGGTATCAAGAATCGGAACAGGTCATTCACGGCTTGTTTATATCGTGATTCAATCTCTCCTGATTGCCAATATCATAATGATTCCGCTTTTTATCCCCAAGGCCGGGTATTTTGTTCTGATCTCCCTGTTGCCATATATTATGCTGTTTCCCAAAGTCGTGAAGATAATTATGCGTGAGCACTCGAATGCGAACGGCTTAAAGCCCGGAGCCGGAATGAATGTGATGGTTCATCTGCAACTTTCGATTTTGCTCATCCTTGGTTTATTGGGTGCTTTGCTTGCTTCTTCCTTTTAA